From the Acidimicrobiales bacterium genome, the window CACTGGCCCTCGTGGTCGCACGCCCCGTTGGTGTGCGGCTCGCCGAAGTCGCCGGCCACGATCGGGCCGTCCACGGCGCTCACGATCTGCCCGAGGGTGATGACCTCCGGCGGCGCCGTCAGCACGTAACCGCCGCCGACACCCCGCTTGGAGCGCACCAGGCCGGCGCCCTTGAGCGCCAGCAGGATCTGCTCCAGGTAGGGCTGCGGCAGGCCGGTCCGATCGGCGATGTCGCGCACCGAGGTCGGCTGGTCCCCGCCGTGGAGGGCCAACGAGAGCAGGGCCCGGCTGGCGTAGTCCCCTCGGGT encodes:
- a CDS encoding Rrf2 family transcriptional regulator is translated as TRGDYASRALLSLALHGGDQPTSVRDIADRTGLPQPYLEQILLALKGAGLVRSKRGVGGGYVLTAPPEVITLGQIVSAVDGPIVAGDFGEPHTNGACDHEGQCALLAVWAEVGEHMRRHLDSFTLADMVARARGMAPALEPLA